In Pseudobdellovibrionaceae bacterium, the following proteins share a genomic window:
- a CDS encoding 4Fe-4S dicluster domain-containing protein, translated as MSEVRRASLEDLDRLFQLLHRGRYQIIGPRLESQAIGYGELRSREDLPIGWTEEQSPGRYRLKKRTDQAHFGFTVGPGGFRRFLQKPRESLFQANKKNNKWKVHPTESPAQKLAFLGVRGCEWKAIQIQDQVFVEGTYQDQHYQSRRSQLLVIGVDCVTSATTCFCTSFDSGPSVGEGTDLRLTEIVGDAHHYFLVRAGGKAGSRLLEKWNLDLATDKDIKQGEELVTANRQRIESHSQIATKGLKEGLVKEWNHPQWEVLGQKCLACANCTLVCPTCFCSNSVEEVSLEGDRVERFRQWDSCFTGDHAYLHGGGVRPDVKSRYRQWLTHKLSSWQDQFGEVGCTGCGRCIVWCPVGIDLREEVQILRQNSEEEK; from the coding sequence TTGAGCGAGGTCAGGAGAGCCTCCTTAGAGGACTTAGACCGCTTGTTTCAACTCCTCCATCGAGGCCGCTATCAGATCATCGGACCTCGCCTTGAATCCCAGGCCATTGGCTATGGCGAATTGCGGTCCCGTGAGGATTTACCCATCGGCTGGACAGAAGAGCAATCGCCGGGTCGCTATCGACTCAAGAAAAGAACGGACCAGGCCCATTTTGGTTTTACCGTCGGCCCAGGAGGCTTTCGTCGATTTTTGCAAAAACCTCGGGAGAGTTTATTTCAGGCCAACAAAAAGAATAACAAATGGAAAGTCCATCCCACTGAATCTCCAGCCCAGAAACTAGCCTTCTTGGGCGTTCGCGGTTGCGAGTGGAAAGCCATTCAGATTCAAGATCAGGTTTTTGTCGAGGGCACCTATCAAGATCAGCACTACCAATCTCGCCGGTCTCAGCTCTTGGTCATTGGTGTGGACTGTGTCACCAGTGCTACCACCTGTTTTTGCACCAGTTTTGATTCGGGGCCTTCAGTTGGAGAGGGGACGGATCTTAGGCTGACCGAGATTGTCGGAGATGCCCACCATTATTTTTTGGTTCGAGCGGGAGGCAAAGCTGGCTCTCGACTACTTGAAAAGTGGAATCTGGACTTGGCCACTGATAAAGATATAAAACAAGGTGAAGAGCTGGTAACAGCCAATCGGCAGAGAATTGAGTCCCATTCTCAAATTGCGACCAAAGGTCTAAAAGAGGGTCTGGTGAAAGAGTGGAACCACCCCCAGTGGGAGGTTTTGGGCCAGAAGTGTTTGGCCTGTGCCAATTGTACTCTGGTTTGCCCCACCTGTTTTTGTTCCAACTCCGTCGAAGAGGTGAGTCTTGAGGGCGACCGAGTGGAACGATTTCGCCAGTGGGACAGTTGCTTCACGGGAGACCACGCTTATCTTCATGGTGGGGGCGTCCGACCTGATGTGAAGTCGCGCTATCGTCAATGGCTCACGCACAAGTTGAGTTCCTGGCAAGATCAGTTTGGTGAGGTCGGCTGCACAGGTTGCGGTAGATGCATTGTCTGGTGTCCGGTGGGGATTGATCTGCGTGAAGAGGTTCAGATCTTACGGCAAAATTCTGAGGAGGAGAAATGA
- a CDS encoding acetyl-CoA hydrolase, producing MKNTKAEFLTSPEDCVDRILAQVGNDLRVATPLAAGKPNQLLNALYQRAKADPQIQLTLYTALSLEKPKGRSDLEKRFVEPMAARLFKDYPDLDYEVDRVDGKLPKNVRVIEFYFPAGKFMQNPVAQQDYISANYTHVARDLLDRKVNVLCQMVALRRDEAGQVSLSLGSNPDVAPDLMAQMKASGEPVAFAAQVNSHMPFMYGDALKGADDFHFVVENSELDYPMFAPPKTSVPEAEFIVGAYCSSLVRDGGELQVGIGALGDAVVYSLLLRHQRNHQYCELLRDLGAFDRFGDLIDRVGGAEPFSEGLFGASEMVVDGFYHLFKAGVIKRRVYDDLHLQRLLNEKKITEEVNENTLLQLLARRAIQAKLTYADFKYLRHWGVLNERVDWDDDQLVLPNGQRQKPDLEDPTSRDWVLKNCLGTSLQHGAVIHGGFFLGPRDFYEGLHKLTEAERRSIQMRSVRRINQLYGHEDLDRLHRKDARFINTCLKVTLLGHAVSDALEDGRVVSGVGGQYNFVSMAHALPDGRSVMNLRSTRGGGSSLASNIVFKYGHVTIPRHLRDFVVTEYGIADLRGKTDSEVIAALLNIADSRFQESLRQEAVRAGKLSADYQIPEVFRQNLPEKYKSVLNHFRHQGLFPAFPFGTDLTEQEIIVGRALKVLKKKLHDKKELAKVLLKGMGESAQEEHYIIPLRRMGLEHPKNMKERIYQRLLLGAMAGSRG from the coding sequence CAGCCGGAAAGCCCAACCAATTGCTCAATGCCTTATACCAAAGGGCCAAGGCCGATCCCCAAATACAACTCACCCTTTACACCGCTTTGTCCCTGGAAAAGCCCAAGGGCCGATCGGATTTGGAAAAAAGGTTTGTCGAGCCCATGGCGGCCCGGTTGTTTAAGGACTATCCGGACTTGGACTACGAAGTGGATCGGGTGGATGGCAAGCTCCCCAAAAACGTGCGGGTGATTGAGTTTTATTTTCCCGCCGGCAAGTTCATGCAGAATCCGGTGGCTCAACAGGATTATATTAGCGCCAATTACACCCATGTGGCTCGGGATCTTTTGGACCGCAAGGTCAATGTGCTTTGTCAGATGGTGGCTCTCCGTCGGGATGAGGCCGGTCAGGTGTCTCTCAGTTTAGGCAGTAACCCGGATGTGGCTCCTGATCTCATGGCGCAGATGAAGGCTTCAGGTGAGCCAGTGGCCTTTGCGGCCCAGGTGAATAGCCACATGCCCTTTATGTATGGGGATGCGCTTAAAGGGGCCGATGATTTTCATTTTGTGGTGGAAAATTCGGAGTTGGATTACCCCATGTTCGCCCCGCCAAAAACCTCTGTGCCCGAAGCCGAGTTTATTGTCGGTGCCTACTGCAGCTCTTTGGTGAGAGATGGCGGGGAACTCCAAGTGGGTATTGGCGCCCTCGGTGATGCTGTGGTGTACTCCTTGCTTTTGCGCCACCAGCGCAATCACCAGTACTGTGAGTTATTGCGTGATCTGGGTGCCTTTGACCGCTTTGGTGACCTTATTGACCGGGTCGGCGGTGCGGAACCCTTTAGCGAGGGGCTCTTTGGTGCCAGTGAAATGGTGGTCGATGGTTTTTATCATCTGTTTAAGGCCGGCGTAATCAAACGTCGGGTTTACGATGATCTTCATCTGCAAAGACTGCTGAATGAAAAGAAAATCACCGAAGAGGTGAATGAAAATACTTTGCTTCAGCTTTTGGCCAGGAGGGCGATCCAGGCCAAACTCACCTACGCAGACTTTAAGTACTTGCGCCACTGGGGTGTGTTAAATGAGCGTGTGGATTGGGACGATGATCAACTGGTCCTTCCCAATGGACAAAGGCAAAAGCCAGACCTGGAAGATCCCACATCCCGGGATTGGGTTCTCAAGAATTGTCTGGGCACAAGCCTTCAACATGGGGCTGTCATTCACGGCGGATTCTTTCTCGGTCCCCGGGATTTTTACGAGGGCTTACACAAACTCACCGAGGCCGAAAGGCGATCTATACAGATGCGCTCGGTGAGAAGGATCAATCAACTTTACGGTCATGAGGACTTGGACCGGCTCCATCGCAAAGATGCTCGCTTCATTAACACTTGTCTGAAGGTCACTCTCTTAGGTCATGCGGTGTCCGATGCCCTGGAAGACGGCCGGGTGGTGAGTGGGGTGGGGGGACAGTACAATTTTGTCTCCATGGCCCATGCTCTCCCCGATGGGCGCAGCGTGATGAATTTACGCAGCACTCGTGGTGGGGGCTCAAGCTTGGCTTCCAATATTGTCTTTAAGTATGGTCACGTGACGATACCCCGCCACTTGCGGGACTTTGTGGTCACTGAATACGGGATAGCCGACCTCAGAGGCAAAACTGATTCGGAAGTGATCGCGGCCCTGCTCAATATTGCCGATTCACGTTTTCAAGAGAGCCTCAGGCAAGAGGCCGTACGGGCCGGTAAGCTCTCCGCAGATTATCAAATCCCGGAGGTCTTTCGCCAGAATCTCCCTGAAAAGTACAAATCTGTGCTCAATCACTTCCGCCATCAGGGGTTATTCCCGGCTTTTCCCTTTGGTACCGATCTGACCGAACAGGAGATCATTGTCGGTCGGGCCTTGAAAGTACTTAAGAAAAAGCTTCATGACAAAAAAGAGCTGGCCAAAGTTTTGCTGAAGGGCATGGGAGAAAGCGCCCAGGAAGAACATTATATTATTCCTCTCAGGCGCATGGGCCTTGAGCATCCAAAAAATATGAAGGAGCGCATCTATCAGCGTCTGCTTTTGGGCGCCATGGCCGGGAGTCGAGGTTGA
- a CDS encoding oxidoreductase, translating to MKRSKKKLRLGVWKLTSCDGCQLSLLDCEDELLAITQAVEVAYFMEATSHAQPGPYDLSLVEGSISTPEQLEQIKDIRKESGLLVAIGACATSGGIQALRNYADIEAYKSLVYASPEHIETLSTSTAISQHVSVDFELQGCPISKEQLIEVLVSLLHGKKPTIPNYAVCVECKLRGTVCLPVSQGRACLGPITQAGCQALCPSYNRGCFGCYGPKELSQPSALTEFVRQHRQADDREWLHLLRNYQTGAPEFHEEGQRHEEENLKKN from the coding sequence ATGAAGAGGTCAAAGAAAAAGCTGCGACTTGGGGTTTGGAAGCTCACTTCCTGCGATGGTTGCCAACTCAGTTTACTTGATTGTGAAGATGAGCTCCTCGCTATCACCCAGGCGGTGGAGGTGGCCTACTTTATGGAAGCCACCAGCCATGCCCAGCCGGGTCCCTATGATCTGTCTTTGGTTGAGGGCTCCATTTCCACCCCAGAACAACTGGAGCAGATCAAGGACATCCGTAAAGAGTCAGGTCTTTTGGTGGCCATCGGTGCCTGCGCCACCAGTGGGGGCATTCAGGCTCTGCGCAATTATGCTGACATTGAGGCCTATAAGAGTCTGGTCTATGCATCGCCTGAGCATATCGAAACCTTGTCCACTTCGACGGCCATTTCTCAACACGTGTCGGTGGATTTTGAACTCCAGGGTTGCCCAATTTCCAAAGAGCAATTGATTGAAGTGCTGGTGTCCTTGCTTCACGGCAAAAAACCGACCATTCCCAACTATGCTGTGTGCGTGGAGTGTAAGCTAAGAGGAACAGTTTGTTTGCCCGTCAGTCAGGGACGTGCCTGTCTGGGGCCCATCACCCAGGCTGGTTGTCAGGCACTGTGCCCCAGTTACAACCGCGGTTGTTTTGGTTGTTATGGTCCCAAGGAGTTGAGTCAGCCTTCGGCGCTGACCGAGTTTGTTCGGCAACATCGCCAGGCCGATGATCGCGAGTGGTTGCATCTTTTGCGTAACTATCAAACCGGGGCCCCTGAGTTTCATGAGGAAGGTCAAAGGCATGAAGAAGAAAACCTCAAAAAAAACTAA
- a CDS encoding FAD/NAD(P)-binding protein, giving the protein MASVDSSCLVPQVWTVVSKRRDTEDIWTLTLERRGGECPFAPGQFNMMGAFGNGEVPISVSGGTGRKNQVIHTIRNVGLATEALVNLKKGDQLGLRGPYGRGWPMEKLEGKDLVFVAGGLGLAPLRPAIVHALTHRKKYGQIYLLYGTREPSQILFRSELNRWIKRKDIHVEITVDRGDREWKGHVGVVTPLLERVVVDGDYAHALICGPEIMMRFVAVELEARGVEPQHIWLSMERNMKCAVGFCGHCQYGPTFICKDGPVYSLDQLDVWLTRKGV; this is encoded by the coding sequence ATGGCAAGTGTTGATTCGTCTTGCCTCGTGCCCCAGGTCTGGACGGTGGTGAGCAAGCGTCGGGACACCGAGGACATTTGGACGCTGACATTGGAGCGGAGAGGTGGAGAATGCCCTTTCGCTCCCGGCCAGTTCAACATGATGGGTGCCTTTGGCAATGGGGAGGTCCCCATTTCAGTGAGTGGGGGAACGGGCCGTAAGAATCAAGTCATCCACACCATTCGCAATGTGGGACTGGCCACTGAAGCCCTGGTCAATCTCAAAAAAGGTGATCAGTTGGGCTTGCGGGGTCCCTACGGCCGCGGCTGGCCTATGGAAAAGCTTGAAGGAAAGGATTTGGTCTTTGTGGCTGGTGGTTTGGGCCTGGCCCCATTGCGTCCGGCTATTGTTCATGCTCTCACTCACCGTAAGAAGTACGGTCAGATCTATTTGCTCTACGGAACGCGGGAGCCAAGTCAGATTTTGTTTCGTAGTGAACTCAATCGTTGGATCAAACGCAAAGATATTCACGTTGAGATCACTGTGGACCGGGGTGATCGTGAGTGGAAAGGCCATGTGGGTGTCGTCACGCCCTTGTTGGAGCGGGTGGTGGTCGATGGCGACTATGCACATGCTCTTATCTGTGGTCCTGAGATCATGATGCGTTTTGTGGCCGTGGAGTTGGAAGCCCGTGGGGTGGAACCTCAGCACATTTGGCTCTCCATGGAGCGCAACATGAAGTGTGCGGTGGGCTTTTGCGGGCACTGCCAGTACGGTCCTACCTTTATCTGCAAAGACGGGCCGGTGTATTCTTTGGATCAATTGGACGTGTGGCTCACACGCAAAGGAGTGTGA
- a CDS encoding cyclic nucleotide-binding domain-containing protein has protein sequence MNQVDMYQILAQHRFFKGMEEEQLRALVEQAEVKAIRKGQYLAEEGEEADAFFLLLEGKVEVLIDGGHGQGSIQTIGPGEIFGWSWIFPPYRWNFDARAAEPVKVLALHGKALRDRCEQDPRLGYQLMKRFAEIMVSRLRATRLQVLDVYGKKNGKC, from the coding sequence ATGAACCAGGTCGATATGTACCAGATTTTGGCCCAACATCGGTTTTTCAAGGGCATGGAAGAAGAGCAGCTTCGCGCCCTGGTTGAGCAGGCAGAAGTAAAAGCCATCCGTAAAGGACAGTATTTGGCTGAAGAGGGAGAAGAGGCAGACGCCTTTTTTCTCCTGCTGGAGGGCAAAGTAGAAGTTTTGATCGATGGGGGTCACGGACAGGGGAGTATCCAAACCATCGGCCCCGGGGAAATCTTTGGCTGGTCGTGGATTTTCCCTCCCTATCGTTGGAACTTCGACGCCCGGGCGGCTGAGCCGGTGAAGGTCTTGGCTTTACACGGCAAGGCCTTGCGCGACCGGTGCGAACAGGATCCCCGCTTGGGTTATCAACTCATGAAACGCTTTGCCGAGATCATGGTGTCACGTTTGCGGGCGACCCGCCTCCAGGTCCTCGATGTCTACGGGAAAAAAAATGGCAAGTGTTGA
- a CDS encoding Ni/Fe hydrogenase subunit alpha, whose translation MKKKTSKKTKPKKKSPDRRQAATKVIKVDYLARVEGEGALYLKYKKDQVEEVRLKIFEPPRFFEAFMQGRDFSEAPDITARICGICPVAYQMSAVHAMENALGVQIPEHIRLLRRLLYCGEWIESHVLHIYMLHAPDFLGVPDVMTMAKTHKKEVERGLRQKKRGNQIVRVLGGREIHPINVKIGGFYHLPSAEEFAQLKEELKKGREEAWETLKFASRLEYPDFERQVEFVSLLHDSDYPMNEGRIASTTDLNIAMQEYEDHFEEEHIAYSHALMSRRKGRGSYLVGPMARFNLNYDRLSSVAQEGARDVGLAPICLNPFRSLLVRAVEVLYAFDEAVRVLESLSGSLAPSVPVVVDKSCRGSWATEAPRGLLYHRYELNVDGTIRTAQIIPPTSQNQRTIEEDLRELVMANPKWSDEKMRHRCEQAIRNYDPCISCATHFLKIKKEQVEE comes from the coding sequence ATGAAGAAGAAAACCTCAAAAAAAACTAAGCCAAAAAAGAAATCACCCGATCGCCGGCAGGCCGCCACCAAGGTGATTAAGGTCGATTATCTAGCCCGTGTGGAAGGCGAAGGTGCGCTTTATCTCAAATACAAAAAAGACCAGGTGGAAGAGGTAAGACTCAAAATCTTTGAGCCTCCGAGATTTTTTGAAGCCTTTATGCAGGGGCGAGACTTCAGCGAAGCGCCCGATATCACCGCCCGCATCTGCGGAATCTGCCCTGTGGCCTACCAAATGAGTGCCGTCCACGCCATGGAGAACGCTCTGGGAGTTCAAATCCCGGAACACATTCGTCTTTTGCGGCGACTTCTCTATTGTGGGGAATGGATTGAAAGTCATGTCTTGCATATTTATATGCTTCACGCCCCGGACTTTCTCGGTGTTCCTGACGTGATGACCATGGCCAAAACCCACAAAAAGGAAGTGGAGAGAGGGCTCAGGCAAAAAAAACGGGGCAATCAAATTGTCCGCGTGTTGGGGGGGAGGGAGATTCACCCCATCAATGTCAAAATCGGTGGTTTTTATCACCTGCCGTCGGCAGAGGAATTTGCACAACTGAAAGAAGAACTCAAGAAGGGCCGGGAAGAGGCTTGGGAGACACTCAAATTTGCCTCGCGCCTGGAATACCCCGATTTCGAACGCCAGGTGGAATTTGTCAGTCTCCTTCACGACAGCGATTACCCCATGAATGAGGGCCGCATTGCTTCTACGACAGATCTTAATATTGCCATGCAGGAGTATGAGGATCATTTTGAAGAGGAGCACATTGCATACAGCCACGCTCTGATGAGCAGAAGAAAAGGAAGAGGCAGTTATTTGGTCGGTCCTATGGCTCGGTTCAATCTCAATTATGATCGTTTGAGTTCCGTGGCTCAAGAGGGGGCTCGTGATGTGGGATTGGCGCCCATTTGCTTGAATCCCTTCAGAAGTCTTTTAGTGCGCGCAGTGGAAGTTCTCTATGCCTTTGATGAAGCCGTGCGTGTTTTGGAGTCTCTCTCCGGGTCGCTCGCACCATCGGTTCCTGTGGTGGTGGATAAATCTTGTCGTGGTTCCTGGGCCACTGAGGCTCCGCGTGGCCTTCTTTATCATCGCTATGAGCTCAATGTTGACGGCACCATTCGCACGGCGCAGATTATTCCTCCCACCAGCCAGAACCAGCGTACCATTGAAGAGGATCTGAGGGAGTTGGTCATGGCCAACCCAAAATGGAGCGATGAAAAAATGCGCCACCGCTGTGAACAGGCCATTCGCAACTACGACCCCTGTATTTCCTGTGCCACGCATTTTTTGAAAATCAAGAAAGAGCAGGTTGAGGAATGA